In the Arachis ipaensis cultivar K30076 chromosome B10, Araip1.1, whole genome shotgun sequence genome, one interval contains:
- the LOC107624050 gene encoding probable endo-1,3(4)-beta-glucanase ARB_01444 (The sequence of the model RefSeq protein was modified relative to this genomic sequence to represent the inferred CDS: added 96 bases not found in genome assembly), with translation MSSFVFPETNSTVLPDPSNFFSQNLLSNPLPTNSFFQNFVLKNGDQPEYFHPYLINSSNSSLTLCYPFHNSNSSFISQVFINNLTITSSNNNKPEGKHVISSYSDLGVTLDIPSSNLQCFLVKGAPFVTVSVTQPTPLSITTIHAILSFSSNDSLTKFTFQFNNGQTWLLYSSSPITLTHTLSEISSTPFSGVIRIALLPDSDAKHEAILDKFSTCYPVSGEAIVGEPFRVKYNWNKKGSGDLLMLAHPLHLRLLDKNNNNDVNVTVLDDFKYNSIDGELVGVVGDSWILQTDPVFVTWHSSNGVRQDSYNEIVSALSKDVESLNSSSTLLQTSSYFYGKLIARAARLALIAEEVYSFDAIAKVRNFLKETIEPWLEGTFNGNGFLHDKKWGGIVTKLGSTDSGKDFGFGIYNDHHYHLGYFIYAIATLVKIDPAWGSKYKYQAYSLVSDFMNLDMKSNPNYTRLRCFDLYTLHSWAGGLTEFADGRNQESTSEAVSAYYSAALLGMAYGDARLYGVGSTLTALEILGTQTWWHVKEGSGMYEGEFTKENRVMGVLWSNKRDSGLWFAPAEWKECRVGIQVLPLLPISEALFSDVGYVKELVEWSLPALKRDGVGEGWKGFVYGLQGVYDNEGALENIRNLKGFDDGNSLTNLLWWIHSRG, from the exons ATGTCTTCTTTTGTTTTCCCAGAGACCAATTCCACTGTCCTCCCAGACCCTTCCAATTTCTTCTCCCAAAATCTTCTCTCAAACCCACTCCCAACAAACTCTTTCTTCCAAAACTTTGTTCTCAAAAACGGTGACCAACCAGAATACTTCCACCCTTACCTCATCAACTCCTCAAACTCCTCACTCACTCTCTGCTACCCTTTCCACAACTCAAACTCTTCATTCATATCCCAAGTCTTCATCAACAACCTCACCATCACTTCCTCTAACAATAACAAACCCGAGGGCAAACACGTCATTTCCTCCTACAGTGACCTTGGTGTCACATTGGATATCCCTTCTTCCAACCTTCAATGCTTTCTTGTTAAAGGAGCCCCCTTTGTAACCGTTTCTGTTACACAACCAACCCCTCTTTCAATAACCACCATCCACGCCATTCTCTCTTTCTCCTCCAATGATTCTCTCACCAAGTTCACCTTTCAGTTCAACAATGGCC TGTTGCCGGATTCCGACGCGAAACACGAGGCTATTCTTGACAAGTTCAGCACCTGTTATCCTGTCTCCGGCGAAGCCATCGTCGGAGAACCGTTTCGCGTCAAGTATAATTGGAACAAGAAAGGCTCCGGTGACTTGTTGATGTTAGCACACCCTCTTCATCTTCGGCTTTTAGATAAGaacaacaacaatgatgttaatgTAACCGTTCTTGATGATTTCAAGTACAATAGCATCGATGGGGAGcttgttggtgttgttggtgattcATGGATTCTGCAAACCGATCCAGTTTTCGTAACATGGCATTCTTCAAACGGTGTAAGGCAAGATTCATACAACGAAATCGTTTCGGCACTTTCGAAAGACGTTGAATCTCTTAACTCATCTTCAACATTATTACAAACTTCATCTTACTTCTATGGCAAGTTAATTGCAAGAGCTGCAAGACTTGCATTAATAGCTGAAGAGGTTTATTCATTTGATGCGATTGCCAAGGTTAGGAACTTTCTTAAAGAAACCATTGAGCCTTGGCTTGAAGGAACTTTCAATGGGAATGGATTTCTTCATGATAAAAAATGGGGTGGAATTGTTACAAAGTTAGGATCTACAGATTCTGGTAAAGATTTTGGGTTTGGAATTTACAATGATCATCATTATCATTTGGGATACTTTATCTATGCAATTGCAACGCTTGTTAAGATTGATCCAGCATGGGGTAGTAAATACAAATATCAAGCTTATTCTCTTGTCTCGGATTTTATGAACTTGGATATGAAATCAAATCCAAATTACACTCGTTTGAGGTGTTTTGATCTGTACACATTACATTCTTGGGCCGGAGGACTAACCGAATTCGCCGACGGAAGAAACCAAGAGAGCACAAGCGAAGCAGTGAGTGCTTATTACTCTGCAGCGTTGTTGGGTATGGCGTACGGCGATGCAAGGCTTTATGGCGTTGGATCAACGCTAACGGCATTGGAGATTCTTGGAACACAAACATGGTGGCATGTGAAAGAAGGAAGTGGAATGTATGAGGGTGAGTTTACAAAGGAAAACAGGGTAATGGGAGTACTGTGGTCTAACAAGAGAGACAGTGGATTATGGTTTGCACCTGCTGAGTGGAAAGAATGCAGGGTTGGGATTCAGGTGCTGCCATTGCTGCCAATATCTGAAGCTTTGTTTTCAGATGTTGGGTATGTGAAGGAGCTTGTGGAGTGGAGTTTGCCTGCTTTGAAGAGGGATGGTGTTGGAGAAGGGTGGAAGGGGTTTGTTTATGGTCTTCAAGGGGTTTATGATAATGAAGGTGCATTGGAGAATATAAGAAACTTGAAAGGTTTTGATGATGGTAACTCGTTGACTAATCTTTTATGGTGGATTCATAGTAGAGGATGA